The Pantoea sp. At-9b genome includes a window with the following:
- a CDS encoding urea carboxylase-associated family protein, with amino-acid sequence MLLMRENYQETAVRTLAAPIEVAAGGVASIRVLRGQLLRITALGEGAVASLFGFSLQDPAVWLSVHHTRVFSNSYLLGSGMRLVNNRRRPMMVLGKDSVKRHDLLLPGSTSAFLAERGYGGEGCIEAVSGELARLGMTVPKLPDPINLFMHVKLTREGDILPEPNLTQPGDSITCRVVMDTRFIVSACNTGIEGNDKPAPLRLSVAENLTDFNAE; translated from the coding sequence ATGTTGCTGATGCGTGAAAATTATCAGGAAACGGCAGTACGCACGCTGGCGGCACCGATTGAGGTAGCGGCGGGCGGTGTGGCATCGATTCGCGTGCTGCGTGGTCAACTGCTGCGTATCACCGCGCTGGGCGAAGGGGCGGTGGCGTCCCTGTTCGGTTTTAGCCTGCAAGATCCGGCGGTATGGCTGTCGGTGCATCACACCCGCGTGTTCAGTAACAGCTACCTGTTGGGTTCCGGTATGCGCCTGGTCAACAACCGTCGCCGCCCGATGATGGTGTTGGGCAAAGATAGCGTTAAACGCCACGATCTGCTGCTGCCTGGCTCCACCAGCGCGTTCCTGGCGGAGCGGGGTTACGGCGGCGAAGGTTGCATCGAAGCAGTAAGCGGCGAGCTGGCGCGCCTCGGAATGACGGTGCCGAAGCTGCCGGACCCGATCAATCTGTTTATGCACGTCAAACTGACGCGCGAGGGCGACATCCTGCCGGAGCCTAACCTCACCCAACCTGGCGACAGCATTACCTGCCGGGTAGTGATGGATACGCGTTTCATCGTTTCCGCCTGTAATACCGGCATCGAGGGGAATGACAAACCTGCACCGTTGCGGTTGTCAGTGGCGGAAAACCTGACGGATTTTAACGCGGAGTAA